In Sphingopyxis sp. 113P3, one DNA window encodes the following:
- a CDS encoding dienelactone hydrolase family protein — translation MARPLNEDDPLDDFEQRNIALLGRKHRVYTMGSGPAIIVMTEMPGISPHVARFARWVRDAGFAVYMPHIFGKDGAVPRMPGALFTMIGGCMSRQFRAFQANESSPATRWLRELAALAHAECGGRGVGAIGMCFTGNFALSMMLEPAVVAPVLAQPSLPLNDPAGMHIAPDELAAVKARMEAEDLTVLAYRFEGDKFCKAARFAAYEAALGDRFVGRVLPDSAANPDSPMKNPHSVVTLHLIDEAGQPTVAARDEILDFFRMRLSE, via the coding sequence ATGGCACGCCCACTCAATGAGGATGATCCGCTCGACGATTTCGAGCAGCGCAATATCGCGCTGCTCGGCCGCAAGCACCGCGTCTACACGATGGGGAGCGGCCCTGCGATCATCGTGATGACCGAGATGCCCGGCATCAGTCCGCATGTCGCGCGTTTCGCGCGCTGGGTCCGCGACGCGGGATTTGCCGTCTATATGCCGCATATCTTCGGGAAGGATGGCGCGGTACCGCGCATGCCGGGCGCGCTGTTCACGATGATCGGCGGATGCATGAGCCGGCAGTTTCGCGCCTTTCAGGCCAATGAAAGTTCGCCTGCGACGCGCTGGCTGCGCGAACTTGCAGCGCTCGCGCACGCCGAATGCGGCGGTAGGGGCGTGGGGGCGATCGGCATGTGCTTTACGGGGAATTTCGCGCTCTCGATGATGCTCGAGCCCGCGGTCGTTGCGCCGGTGCTCGCGCAGCCCTCGCTGCCGCTCAATGATCCGGCAGGCATGCACATCGCGCCCGATGAACTCGCGGCCGTCAAGGCGCGGATGGAGGCGGAGGATCTCACCGTCCTCGCCTACCGCTTTGAAGGCGATAAATTCTGCAAGGCCGCGCGCTTTGCAGCCTATGAGGCCGCGCTGGGTGACCGTTTCGTCGGCCGCGTCCTTCCCGACAGCGCCGCCAACCCTGACAGCCCGATGAAGAATCCGCACAGCGTCGTCACGCTCCATCTCATCGACGAGGCAGGGCAGCCCACGGTCGCGGCGCGGGATGAAATCCTCGATTTCTTCCGTATGCGGTTGAGCGAATGA
- the rph gene encoding ribonuclease PH: MRPSGRAPDQMRSITIEPDFTIHAEGSVLVSFGNTKVLVTASVEEKVPPFLRGKGQGWVTAEYGMLPRATHTRGSREAAKGKQSGRTQEIQRLIGRSLRAVVDMAKLGERQIVIDCDVIQADGGTRTASISGAWVALRLAVDKLIAAGALAEDPIEDKVAAISCGIYNGTPVLDLDYDEDSNAEADGNFVLTGKGQIVEVQASAEGATYDEEGLLRLLRLARIGCADIFAAQAKAVER; encoded by the coding sequence ATGCGCCCTTCCGGCCGCGCGCCCGATCAGATGCGCTCCATCACCATCGAGCCCGATTTCACCATCCATGCCGAGGGCAGCGTCCTCGTCTCCTTCGGCAACACCAAGGTGCTGGTGACCGCCAGCGTCGAGGAGAAGGTGCCACCCTTCCTGCGCGGCAAGGGGCAGGGCTGGGTTACGGCCGAATATGGCATGCTCCCGCGGGCGACGCACACCCGCGGCAGCCGGGAGGCGGCGAAGGGCAAGCAGTCGGGGCGCACCCAGGAGATCCAGCGGCTCATTGGCCGCAGCCTGCGCGCCGTCGTCGACATGGCGAAGCTCGGCGAGCGCCAGATCGTCATCGACTGCGACGTGATCCAGGCCGACGGCGGCACGCGCACGGCGTCGATTTCGGGTGCGTGGGTCGCGCTTCGCCTCGCGGTCGACAAGCTGATCGCGGCCGGCGCGCTTGCCGAGGATCCGATCGAGGACAAGGTCGCGGCGATCTCGTGCGGCATATACAACGGCACGCCGGTGCTCGACCTCGACTATGACGAGGATTCGAATGCCGAAGCCGATGGCAATTTCGTGCTGACCGGCAAGGGCCAGATCGTCGAGGTCCAGGCAAGCGCCGAAGGCGCGACCTATGATGAGGAAGGCCTGCTCCGTCTGCTCCGCCTGGCGCGCATCGGCTGCGCCGACATCTTCGCAGCGCAGGCGAAGGCGGTGGAGCGCTGA
- the rdgB gene encoding RdgB/HAM1 family non-canonical purine NTP pyrophosphatase encodes MTRRLAPGRLVIASHNAGKVREIRALLEPFGIEPVSASDLGLPEPEETGTTFRENALLKAHASAAASGLPALADDSGLEVTALGGRPGVYTADWAERQWFEGEKGRDWYLAMGKVEGLLAEQGADVDRSARFVCTLALAWPDGHADVYEGWANGQLTWPPRGELGFGYDPVFVPDGMALTFAEMDPAEKHRISHRADAFAKLVTGAFGA; translated from the coding sequence ATGACGCGCAGGCTCGCTCCCGGGAGGCTCGTGATCGCAAGTCACAATGCGGGCAAGGTGCGCGAGATCCGTGCGCTTCTTGAGCCCTTCGGGATCGAGCCGGTGTCGGCGAGCGATCTTGGCCTTCCAGAGCCTGAGGAAACGGGGACGACCTTCCGCGAGAATGCGCTTTTGAAAGCGCATGCGAGCGCAGCCGCGTCGGGCCTTCCAGCGCTCGCCGACGACAGCGGCCTCGAGGTGACCGCGCTTGGCGGGCGGCCCGGGGTCTACACCGCCGACTGGGCCGAGCGGCAATGGTTCGAGGGTGAAAAAGGGCGCGACTGGTATCTGGCGATGGGCAAGGTCGAGGGGCTCCTCGCCGAGCAGGGGGCGGACGTCGACCGGAGCGCGCGCTTCGTCTGCACCTTGGCGCTCGCCTGGCCCGACGGCCATGCCGATGTTTATGAAGGCTGGGCGAACGGCCAGCTGACCTGGCCTCCGCGAGGCGAGCTTGGCTTTGGCTATGACCCTGTCTTCGTCCCCGATGGCATGGCCTTGACGTTTGCGGAGATGGACCCGGCTGAAAAGCATCGCATCAGCCACCGGGCCGATGCATTTGCAAAGCTGGTTACGGGTGCCTTCGGCGCATAG
- a CDS encoding DUF2239 family protein encodes MTQEHDSVTAFLGDTRLTSGRREEVTRLLEERYPGDLGTILVFEDATGRLTDLDYWDAARAAPPSAGRPRLGVKAREVTLLPRHWDWLAAQPGGASAALRRLVEAACKEAPDAKQRRDAAYHFMSHVCGDRPGYEAALRALYRGDIAALKTAIAGWPADIRTHIAHLLAP; translated from the coding sequence ATGACACAGGAACATGATAGCGTCACCGCCTTTCTCGGTGACACCCGGCTTACCTCGGGACGCCGCGAGGAGGTGACGCGCCTCCTTGAGGAGCGTTATCCCGGCGATCTTGGCACCATCCTGGTTTTCGAAGATGCGACCGGGCGATTGACTGATCTGGACTATTGGGACGCCGCCAGGGCGGCGCCGCCATCGGCGGGACGCCCGCGGCTCGGCGTCAAGGCGCGCGAGGTCACCTTGCTGCCTCGCCACTGGGACTGGCTCGCCGCGCAGCCCGGCGGCGCCTCGGCGGCGCTGAGGCGACTGGTCGAAGCTGCGTGCAAGGAGGCCCCGGACGCGAAGCAGCGCCGCGACGCCGCCTATCATTTCATGAGCCATGTCTGCGGCGACCGGCCAGGCTATGAGGCGGCCTTGCGCGCGCTTTACCGGGGCGACATTGCGGCGCTTAAGACCGCTATCGCCGGGTGGCCCGCCGATATCCGCACGCATATCGCGCATCTTCTCGCGCCCTGA
- the hemW gene encoding radical SAM family heme chaperone HemW codes for MAEPLALYVHWPFCVSKCPYCDFNSHVRDHVDQDVWRAALLADLRHEAALLGERRVSSIFFGGGTPSLMPPSTVAAVIAEAEALWGLADECEITLEANPNSVEIAAFSDLAAAGVNRVSIGVQSFDPQVLAFLGRAHSGEEARRAIAAAQASFARTSFDLIYARPGQSISDWQAELGEALAFGTGHLSLYQLTIEPGTRFWALAAKGELVLPDGDTAADLFDVTQALTRAAGLPRYEVSNHARPGEESRHNLTYWRYGDYAGIGPGAHGRRLAQASERHKKPENFIAAVERSGHGLKAENDLPPHERATEAMLMGLRLTEGVDLARVEIRSGLAREAFFDAGAAERLAAQGLVRQAGDRLIVTDEGILLLDSILSEVVRTG; via the coding sequence ATGGCCGAACCGCTCGCCCTTTATGTCCATTGGCCCTTTTGCGTGAGCAAATGCCCCTATTGCGACTTCAACAGCCATGTGCGCGATCATGTCGACCAGGACGTCTGGCGCGCCGCCCTGCTTGCAGATCTGCGGCATGAAGCGGCGCTGCTTGGAGAGCGGCGCGTCTCCTCCATCTTCTTCGGAGGCGGGACGCCGAGCCTGATGCCGCCTTCGACCGTCGCCGCCGTAATCGCCGAGGCCGAGGCGCTTTGGGGGCTCGCGGATGAGTGCGAGATCACGCTCGAGGCGAACCCCAATTCGGTCGAAATTGCTGCCTTTTCCGATCTCGCCGCCGCAGGCGTCAACCGCGTGTCGATAGGCGTTCAAAGCTTTGACCCCCAGGTTCTTGCCTTTCTTGGGCGCGCGCATAGCGGTGAGGAAGCGCGGCGGGCGATCGCGGCCGCGCAAGCCTCCTTTGCCCGCACAAGCTTCGACCTCATCTATGCGCGTCCCGGGCAGTCGATTTCAGATTGGCAGGCCGAGCTTGGCGAAGCGCTTGCCTTTGGCACCGGGCATCTCTCGCTTTATCAGCTCACGATCGAGCCCGGCACGCGGTTCTGGGCGCTCGCGGCAAAAGGCGAGCTCGTCCTTCCCGACGGGGACACCGCCGCCGATCTCTTCGACGTGACGCAGGCGCTGACGCGTGCTGCGGGCCTGCCGCGCTACGAAGTTTCGAACCATGCAAGGCCCGGCGAGGAGAGCCGGCACAATCTCACTTATTGGCGCTACGGCGACTATGCCGGTATCGGCCCCGGCGCGCATGGGCGGCGGCTCGCCCAGGCGAGCGAGCGGCACAAGAAGCCCGAGAATTTTATCGCGGCGGTCGAGCGGAGCGGACACGGGCTGAAGGCCGAGAATGATCTGCCGCCGCACGAACGCGCGACCGAGGCGATGCTGATGGGCCTCAGGCTGACCGAAGGCGTTGACCTCGCGCGCGTCGAGATCCGCTCCGGACTGGCGCGCGAGGCGTTTTTCGATGCGGGGGCGGCAGAGCGGCTTGCGGCGCAGGGGCTGGTGCGGCAGGCGGGTGACCGGCTGATTGTCACCGACGAGGGGATACTTCTCCTCGACTCGATCCTTTCCGAGGTGGTTCGAACCGGCTAG
- a CDS encoding tyrosine-type recombinase/integrase, translated as MADRLIRDWDAHLAHEKRRSDHTRRAYIATAERFCAFLSQHRGGEVDKAMLSAVNPNDLRAYLADRRAGGLGNASAARELSALRSFLRYVGGSNAHVPAMRGPRVKKGLPRPVAPAEAMGLAQDVEDNAREGWVGARDFALLLLLYGAGLRIGEALSLTGAALPLGDTLRVTGKRGKTRIVPILPAVAKAAARYAAACPWPIDKETPLFLGARGGPLQPGVVRASVRAARRALGLPERTTPHALRHSFATHLLAGGADLRSLQELLGHASLASTQIYTAVDAAHLLDVYRSAHPRA; from the coding sequence TTGGCTGATCGACTGATCCGCGATTGGGACGCGCATCTCGCGCATGAGAAGCGCCGCTCGGACCACACCCGCCGCGCCTATATAGCGACGGCAGAGCGTTTTTGTGCCTTCCTGTCGCAGCATCGCGGCGGCGAGGTCGACAAGGCCATGCTCTCCGCGGTGAACCCAAATGACCTTCGCGCCTATCTCGCTGACCGCCGCGCGGGAGGGCTTGGCAATGCGTCGGCGGCGCGCGAGCTGTCGGCGCTGCGGAGCTTTCTGCGCTATGTGGGCGGGTCAAACGCGCACGTGCCCGCGATGCGCGGGCCGCGCGTCAAGAAGGGCCTGCCGCGCCCTGTCGCCCCTGCCGAGGCGATGGGTCTTGCGCAGGATGTCGAGGATAATGCGCGCGAGGGCTGGGTGGGCGCGCGCGATTTTGCGCTGCTGCTTCTGCTCTACGGCGCCGGCCTGCGCATCGGGGAGGCACTGTCGCTGACGGGCGCAGCGCTGCCGCTGGGCGATACGCTGCGCGTCACCGGCAAACGCGGCAAAACCCGCATCGTCCCCATCCTGCCAGCGGTCGCGAAAGCAGCGGCGCGCTATGCCGCGGCCTGCCCCTGGCCGATCGACAAGGAAACGCCGCTTTTTCTAGGCGCGCGCGGCGGCCCGCTTCAACCGGGCGTCGTCCGCGCGAGCGTGCGTGCAGCGCGGCGCGCGTTGGGCCTTCCCGAGCGGACGACGCCGCATGCGCTGCGCCACAGCTTTGCAACGCACCTCCTCGCAGGCGGCGCGGACCTGCGCAGCCTGCAGGAACTGCTCGGCCATGCCAGCCTCGCCTCGACGCAGATCTATACCGCGGTTGACGCGGCGCATTTGCTCGATGTCTACCGCTCGGCGCATCCGCGGGCGTGA
- a CDS encoding DedA family protein has product MTAFILDLIQSWGYAGIFVLMLLENVFPPIPSEVIMGLGGIAVAKGRFDFWTLIAVAVAGTTAGNWVWYAVGRWIGYERLRPFIDRHGRWLTLDWSEVERLHGGFLKYGPGIVFAARFMPVARTMVSLPAGMVRMNQAKFLAWTAAGSAIWITALAGAGSWFGGRFANLDAFVGPVALVAIGSLVLLYIYRVVTWKPKAKGE; this is encoded by the coding sequence ATGACCGCTTTCATTCTCGATCTGATCCAGAGCTGGGGCTACGCTGGCATCTTCGTCCTGATGCTGCTCGAAAATGTGTTCCCGCCGATCCCGTCTGAAGTGATCATGGGGCTTGGCGGCATCGCGGTCGCCAAGGGGCGGTTTGATTTCTGGACGCTGATCGCGGTCGCGGTTGCCGGGACGACCGCGGGCAATTGGGTCTGGTACGCAGTTGGGCGCTGGATTGGCTATGAACGGCTCAGGCCCTTCATCGATCGCCACGGACGCTGGCTGACGCTCGACTGGTCGGAGGTCGAGCGGCTGCACGGCGGTTTCCTGAAATATGGCCCCGGCATCGTCTTTGCCGCGCGCTTCATGCCGGTCGCGCGAACAATGGTGTCGCTGCCCGCCGGGATGGTGCGGATGAACCAGGCAAAGTTCCTTGCCTGGACTGCCGCAGGCTCGGCAATCTGGATCACGGCGCTCGCGGGCGCGGGTAGCTGGTTCGGCGGCCGTTTTGCAAATCTCGACGCCTTCGTCGGCCCCGTCGCGCTGGTTGCCATCGGCTCGCTCGTCCTCCTCTACATTTACCGGGTCGTGACGTGGAAACCCAAGGCAAAAGGCGAGTGA
- the gshB gene encoding glutathione synthase encodes MTLRAAVQMDPMDGINIAGDSSFALMLSARERGYSLYHYDVRSLTWEAGRLTARAHPVLDVRREVGAHYRFGEPQTLDLGRDVDVVLMRQDPPFDLGYLTGTWLLERIAHETLVVNDPVSVRNAPEKVFVLDFAEFMPPTMVTRDLEAVKDFHRRYGALVIKPLHGNGGKAVFRIDEAGTNLGALVELFGQVWPEPFMVQQFLPSVSEGDKRIVLIDGEVAGAINRKPGEGEFRSNLAVGGYAEAASLSPREQEICAALGPKLRERGLIFVGIDVIGGEWLTEINVTSPTGIVAIDRFNGTDTAGMIWDAIARRIG; translated from the coding sequence ATGACCCTGCGCGCCGCGGTGCAAATGGACCCGATGGATGGCATCAACATCGCGGGCGACAGCAGCTTTGCGCTGATGCTGAGCGCCAGGGAACGCGGGTACAGCCTCTACCACTATGATGTCCGCTCGCTGACGTGGGAGGCGGGGCGGCTGACCGCGCGCGCGCATCCGGTGCTCGACGTGCGGCGCGAGGTGGGCGCGCATTACCGCTTTGGCGAGCCCCAGACCCTCGACCTCGGCCGCGACGTCGACGTCGTGCTGATGCGCCAGGATCCGCCTTTCGACCTTGGCTATCTGACCGGGACCTGGTTGCTCGAGCGGATCGCGCACGAGACCCTGGTCGTCAATGATCCCGTCTCGGTGCGCAACGCGCCCGAGAAGGTCTTCGTGCTCGATTTCGCCGAGTTCATGCCCCCGACAATGGTCACGCGCGATCTTGAGGCAGTGAAGGATTTTCACCGGCGCTACGGCGCGCTGGTGATCAAGCCGCTCCACGGCAACGGCGGCAAGGCGGTGTTTCGCATCGATGAGGCCGGCACAAACCTCGGCGCGCTCGTCGAACTGTTCGGGCAGGTGTGGCCCGAACCCTTCATGGTGCAGCAATTCCTCCCGAGCGTCAGCGAAGGCGACAAGCGCATCGTCCTGATCGACGGCGAGGTTGCGGGTGCGATCAACCGAAAGCCCGGCGAGGGCGAGTTTCGCTCGAACCTCGCGGTCGGCGGCTATGCCGAAGCCGCCTCGCTCAGCCCGCGCGAGCAGGAAATATGCGCCGCGCTCGGTCCGAAGCTTCGCGAACGCGGACTGATCTTCGTCGGCATCGACGTCATCGGCGGCGAATGGCTCACCGAGATCAACGTTACCTCGCCGACCGGCATCGTCGCGATCGACCGGTTCAACGGCACCGACACGGCGGGAATGATCTGGGATGCGATCGCGCGGCGGATCGGTTGA
- the rsmI gene encoding 16S rRNA (cytidine(1402)-2'-O)-methyltransferase, with protein MPDSTISNSPLPGLYIVATPIGNLGDISARAAAVLARADLIAAEDTRVTAKLLSHLGLRVPMTPYHDHSDERTRADLVAQMADKVVALVSDAGTPLISDPGYKLVRDARAAGRLVTTLPGPCAAIAAITLSGLPSDRFLFAGFLPSKAKARADTIAEFADLRASLIFYESGPRLGASLAALAEGLGNREAAVAREITKLYEECVTGPLTELAARYAAAPPKGEIVIIVAPPTEGAAEEADDAVVDAALRSALAAQPVSRAAKEIAKRFGRDRHAVYARALALKEDL; from the coding sequence ATGCCGGATTCGACCATCTCAAATTCTCCCTTGCCCGGTCTCTATATCGTGGCGACCCCCATCGGCAACCTTGGCGATATCAGCGCGCGCGCCGCTGCGGTGCTGGCGCGCGCCGACCTGATCGCGGCCGAGGATACGCGGGTGACCGCGAAGCTGCTTTCGCACCTGGGTTTGCGTGTTCCGATGACCCCCTATCATGATCACAGCGACGAACGCACCCGCGCCGATCTGGTTGCGCAAATGGCCGACAAGGTCGTGGCCTTGGTGTCGGACGCAGGAACGCCGCTGATCTCGGATCCTGGATACAAGCTGGTCCGCGATGCGCGCGCCGCAGGACGGCTCGTTACCACCCTTCCCGGTCCCTGCGCTGCGATCGCAGCGATCACTCTCTCGGGGCTACCGAGCGACCGCTTCCTGTTCGCAGGGTTCCTCCCCTCCAAGGCAAAGGCGCGCGCCGACACCATCGCCGAATTCGCCGATCTGCGGGCCAGCCTCATCTTCTACGAAAGCGGGCCGCGCCTTGGCGCATCGCTCGCCGCGCTCGCCGAAGGGCTCGGGAACCGCGAGGCAGCGGTCGCGCGCGAAATCACGAAGCTTTACGAGGAATGCGTGACCGGCCCCCTCACCGAGCTTGCCGCGCGCTACGCCGCGGCGCCCCCGAAGGGCGAGATCGTGATAATCGTTGCGCCTCCCACCGAGGGCGCCGCCGAAGAAGCCGACGACGCGGTCGTTGATGCAGCGCTGCGAAGCGCGCTTGCAGCGCAGCCGGTGTCGAGAGCGGCGAAAGAGATCGCAAAGCGCTTCGGTCGCGACCGGCACGCCGTCTACGCGCGCGCGCTCGCGCTGAAGGAAGACCTCTGA
- a CDS encoding penicillin-binding protein activator, whose amino-acid sequence MSVMALGGLLAACQVVPKTAGPPPPPETPETIEPGLPTDTDRHRVALLVPETGANADVGTAIANATTMALLDARAEKVRITTYDTALGAAAAARQAIADGNKLILGPLLSEDVGSVAPIARAAKVPVLSFSNDTSVAGNGVFIMGFVPGQSVERVVSFARGKGHVRFGALVPKNVYGERSAAAFRSAVKATGGTLVAVESYDHSAAAMTGAARRLANAGDMDAVLIADAGGNAVRAVPVIKSNGERQILGTERWNTDASLGASAAMRGAWFASVSDGLYGQMATQYRKRYGKAPYRLSSLGYDAVLLTVRIARDWKPGTNFPVNRLLAPDGFGGIDGIFRFDNRGIAMRALEVSEVGAGGFRVIDPAPTKW is encoded by the coding sequence ATGAGCGTAATGGCGCTCGGCGGATTGCTTGCGGCGTGTCAGGTCGTGCCGAAAACAGCGGGTCCGCCGCCGCCGCCCGAAACGCCCGAGACGATCGAGCCCGGCCTGCCGACCGATACCGATCGTCACCGCGTCGCGCTGCTCGTGCCCGAGACGGGCGCAAACGCCGACGTCGGCACCGCGATCGCCAATGCGACGACAATGGCGCTGCTCGACGCGCGCGCCGAGAAGGTTCGCATCACCACCTATGATACCGCGCTCGGGGCGGCTGCTGCGGCGCGCCAGGCGATCGCCGACGGCAACAAGCTTATTTTGGGGCCGCTGCTCAGCGAGGATGTCGGATCGGTCGCACCGATCGCACGTGCGGCGAAGGTGCCCGTGCTCAGCTTCTCCAACGACACGAGCGTGGCGGGCAACGGCGTCTTCATCATGGGCTTTGTCCCCGGCCAGTCGGTCGAACGCGTCGTCTCCTTCGCGCGGGGCAAGGGGCATGTACGCTTTGGCGCGCTGGTCCCCAAGAATGTCTACGGCGAGCGCTCGGCGGCCGCCTTCCGTTCGGCGGTGAAGGCGACCGGCGGCACGCTCGTTGCGGTCGAATCCTATGACCATAGCGCCGCGGCGATGACGGGTGCGGCGCGCCGGCTTGCCAATGCGGGCGACATGGATGCCGTGCTGATCGCCGATGCCGGCGGGAATGCGGTGCGCGCGGTGCCGGTGATCAAGAGCAATGGCGAACGCCAGATCCTGGGGACCGAGCGCTGGAACACCGATGCGTCCCTCGGGGCGAGCGCCGCGATGCGCGGCGCCTGGTTTGCGAGCGTCTCAGACGGTCTTTATGGCCAGATGGCAACGCAGTACCGCAAGCGCTACGGTAAAGCGCCCTATCGCCTCTCGAGCCTTGGCTATGATGCGGTGCTGCTCACCGTACGAATCGCCCGCGACTGGAAGCCGGGTACGAATTTTCCGGTAAATCGCTTGCTCGCGCCCGACGGCTTTGGCGGGATCGATGGCATTTTCCGCTTCGATAATCGCGGGATAGCGATGCGCGCGCTCGAGGTCAGCGAGGTCGGAGCGGGCGGATTCCGCGTCATCGACCCCGCTCCGACCAAATGGTAA
- the infC gene encoding translation initiation factor IF-3 has product MTRRPLAPMPPKNGPRYNEFIASPKVRVIDEEGENLGVMLTAEAIEQAAEVGLDLVEVSPNADPPVCKFLDVGKYKYEAQKKANAARKSQKTQEIKEIKMRPNIDDHDFDVKMKKVFDFLEEGDKVKMTMRFRGREMSHTQLGLNVLQRVAEMTAEVAKVEAHPRTEGRQMLMVLAPK; this is encoded by the coding sequence ATGACCCGCCGCCCGCTGGCGCCGATGCCGCCGAAGAACGGCCCGCGATATAATGAATTCATCGCCTCCCCCAAGGTCCGCGTGATCGACGAGGAAGGCGAAAATCTGGGCGTAATGCTGACTGCCGAAGCGATCGAACAGGCGGCCGAAGTCGGCCTCGATCTGGTCGAAGTCTCCCCGAACGCCGATCCGCCGGTGTGCAAATTCCTCGATGTGGGCAAGTATAAGTACGAGGCCCAGAAAAAGGCGAATGCCGCGCGCAAGAGCCAGAAGACGCAGGAGATCAAGGAGATCAAGATGCGTCCGAACATCGACGACCATGACTTCGACGTGAAGATGAAGAAGGTTTTCGACTTCCTCGAGGAAGGCGACAAGGTCAAGATGACGATGCGCTTTCGCGGCCGCGAGATGAGCCACACCCAGCTTGGCCTCAACGTCCTCCAACGCGTGGCGGAAATGACCGCCGAGGTCGCGAAGGTCGAGGCACACCCGCGCACCGAAGGCCGCCAGATGCTGATGGTGCTGGCGCCGAAATAA